Part of the Stackebrandtia endophytica genome is shown below.
TCACGACCATCGTGCCGTAATAGGACGGTGTACTGGCCTTACCGAGGCTGACCGGCATGGTCTTGACGACCTCACCGTTCTTCTTCGCGGTCATGGTCTTGGTGCTGTTGTCGACCTCCACGACCCGGGCGTCGGCACCGATCTTGATGGTGCTGTTGATGTCGGTCTCGCCGTACAGGTCACCACCAAGCGGCAGGCCACCCAGCCCGAAGCGGACGGTGATCACGGTGCCGGGCTGCCAGTAGTCCTTGGGGCGATACTCCAGGTGGTTGCCGCTGAACCAGTGCCAGGCACCGGGTTGAGCCGGGTCGCTCTCGACGAACAGCCGCCGTTCGACGTTGGCGCGTTCCTCCTCGGGAACCGAGAAGCTGCGGTCGAAGTCGAGCATGATCGGTACGGCCTGCCCGTACTCGTACTCGGACCCGTTCCACAGCGACCCCCACACCCGGTTGGACGGGCTGGACATCGTGGAGAAGGTGGTCTCCTGGACCTCCGGGATCTCGAACTCGTCCAGCGCGGTGACGGTCGCGGTGTAGGTGGTGTCGTACGACAACGGCGACGTCGGTACCCAGCTGGAACCGTCGGCACGCATACGACCCTCGACGGTGTCGCCCTCGGCCGACTGCAAGACGACCTCGGAGAGCTCCCCATCGGTCACCTCGATGTCGATCTCGGTGCTCACCGGAGCCTTCTCGGTACCGTCTTCCGGTCCAACGCTGATGGATGCGATGGACTCGGGCGGTTCCTCCTCGCCCTGTCCATTGACGAATTTTGCATCCGTGCCGCATGCGACCAGCCCGGCGCCGATAAGCACCCCGGCGCTGGCCATTGTCAAGACACGACGAACTGTCCGGCTTCCCATGGGTAGCAACGGTACACACCTGGTGCGCGCACTGTCGCGTCCCTGTGGGCGCAATCAAGCCCACAGGATGCCGGATATCACGATGAATCTAGCGCTATGTCCACCGTTTGGGCCGCTGACACGACCGATTCAGGCGGTTTTATCGGATTGATGGCGGACCTGGCCACGTGCGGTAATCGCATGGAGAGATGCACGTGGTTGGTGTGGTCGCTGTTGGGATCACCACCGCCGCCGGTGTAGGCGACCCAACCTTGCGCGGGGTCCCAGTACTGGTGGTACCAGATCACATACATCACGCCCAGTGCGCTGGCGTTCTCGACGAACCAGGCGGCCAGGTTGTCACCGTAGGCCTTCTCCTCGCCGTAGGCGATGCCACCGAACCCCTGCGAGGCCTGCACCGAGAGGTCGCAGGCCCGCCCGAGCGGGTGCTCACCGAAGGTGCCACCCCGGTAACACGACACGTATCGCTGGAAGCCGCTGATCTGGGCCTGCTGCAACGCGTGCAGGGTCCGAGGGGTGAGACATCCGTTGGCCGGGGTCGGGTCGTCGACGGAACAGCTCTCGTAGGGGAGCGAGCCGTCGGGGTTGCGAGGTGCCGGATCGGCGGCCCGGAACTCGCCGGGCGAGGGGCCGGGAGTCGAGTTGCCACCGTTGGCGGCGATCGCCGACGCCGCGTCGTTGCGCGCCTGTAGGAGGTCGTCCATCGCGGTCTTGGCCGCTTCGACGGCGTCCTCGAGGCCCTGTTCCTCGGCTTCCAGGTCCAGCTTCGACTGCTTCAGCTCGGCCAACTTCGCGCCGCTTTGATCACCGAGGTAGCTGACGACGGTGAGCCCGTTGATCGCCTTGTCGGGAGAACCGGCCGCCAACAGCGCGCCCACCGAGGACAGCTGCTGATTCATGTAGATGCTCTCGGCGAAGTCGTTGACCTCCTTGGTCAACGACTTGATCTCGGCCTTGCTCTCCTTGATGGTTTTGGCGATGTCCTTCTGGCGTTGTTCGGCGGCCGCCAGGTCCTCCTCGGCGGCCACGTAGTCCTCGATGGCCTGCGTGAGGTCACCGCCGAGGTCGGATTCGCCCTCCACGGGATCGGCGACGCCCGGTGACGTCGTGAACATGATCATCGCCAGCGTCATGACGAAACCGAGCGCCAAGAGTCGCCGCAGGGCGACGACCAGCGGCAGGTAGGCAACCGGTCCAGGTCGGCGCCGGTCGGGGTGACCGGCACACTGGTGCCTGTCAGGGGTCACATGCACGTCCTTCTCTTCGTCCGCCTACCGGGTTAGCTGTCGGGTTCGGGCCGAAGAACGCCCTACCGCAGTGCGCGGATTCACCCCGGTGCTTCGCACTGCGAAGCGGTGGGTCCCCGGTTCGCCTCATGGGGCGATTCGGCAGTGGCCGCCCTACGCGCGGTCGCGCGACGTCATGGGTGTGACGGCCAGGCGCCAGCCTAGAACCCGGTGGTGAACCCGGTTGATCCGGGTCCACCACCGTTACAGGGACGTTCGCGGTCACCGCCGCTCGCAGCGCGTGAGTGGCCGGTGGCACCTAAATCCCTCAGCGACGCCTTGACCTCGGCGACTCCGGCGTCGTCGTGAATCTCGACGAAGATCTCCAGCGCCTGCTCCAACGAGGCGATGGCGGCGGCCTCATCACTCCAACATCGATGCAGATCGGCGAATCGCTGCCGCACATGCGCCTCTCGGTGTCGGTCCTTGGAGTCGATCGCCAACTGCAGCGCCCGATCCAGTTCGGTCTTGGCGCCGGCGGTGTTGTCCAACGAGATGAACGATCCCGCCAGCGCCCACCGCGCGTACGCCTCTCCGAACGGATCGGCGGCCGAACGCAGTTGCTCCGCCGCATCCCGAAACAGCGACGCGGCCTCGGCGTTGTCACCGGTGAACCGGGCCACCGCGCCCAGGCCGCACACGGCCAGAGCGGCTTCACGTTCGTTGCCCAGAGCCCTGGCCAACACCCGGGCGACGTCGAAGCACTCGTTGGCGCCGTCGAAGTCGTCGGTGTAGATGTGCCACTGCCCCAGACCGCGCAACATGGTGGCCTCGCCCTCGGTGTCTCCGCACTTACGGGCGGCGACCAGTGCGATTCGTGCGCAACGACGCCAATCGTCCAACCTGATCTTGAAGTCCAGGTAGGGGACCAACGCCGCCGACAACCGCCACGCCGAGGACGCCAGCCCCGCGGTCGCCGCCTGCCGGACCAACGCCATGATGTCGTCACAGTTGTCGGCCAGCCAGGTCAACGGTTCCGGTGGAGCAGGGACCGTCTTCACCGACGGACCCATGATGGTCATGGCGAACTGGCTGGCGGGCAGTCTGGCCACCGCCGCCTCGACGAGTGCCTGCTTGTCGGCGCAGATGCGACGAAGCTCGGCGGTGCGGACGTCGGTATGCCGGGCGCGCGCGGTGGGCGCGCCGAGCAGGCGCCGATGCACCTGTTGAGACTCCTCGCTGGGTTCGATTCCCAACTCGTCGGCGAGGGTGGATCGTAGTTTGGCGTAGGTGTCGATCGCTTCGGCACGCTGACCGGCACTGGATTGCGCCGTCATCAGTTGCCGCCAAAGACTCTCACGCAACGGGTGTTCTGCTATGAGGCCGCGCAGTTCGCTGATGGCGTCACTATGTTGCCCGTTATGGACGTACAGAACCGCACGTTCTTCAAGTGCGTCCAGCCGGGTGTCAATGAGTCGCTGGATATATGGAATCCACGGTGGTGGACCCTTGATATCGGCCAGCGGCTCACCACGCCACAGCTTCAGTGCGCGATCATAGACCGTGATCGATTCAGCGATGTGTCCCTGGCTCGCGTCGTGCCGGGCTTGCGCGAGAAGGTCGGTGAACACCTGAACGTCGAGCTCACCGGGTTTGACGTGAAGGACATAGCCGCTGCGCAGTCTGTTCAAACGGCCGTGCAACGCCCTGCGCAGCACGGTGACGTACGAGTACAGATTCGCGCTGGCCGACTTGGGCGGCTGGGCGCCCCAGACGACGTCGACGAAACGGTCAAGTGGGAGTTGTTCACCGGGGGTCAACAGAAACGTCGCCAACATGCGGCGCGGTTTCAAACCGCCCAACGGAGCGTCGTGCCCATTTACCCTCGCGGTGAGTGCTCCTAAAAGGCCGAATTCGAACTCAGGCATTTGTAGGTTCCTCTCTAGGGGTTATTGGGGATACTGATGTTGTAGAGCATTTATATACACCGCAGAGCAGGTCGTTGGGAACCCCTGAGAACGGGAAACATTCTGAAATTTCATAGATGGCCGTTATTACGTAGGCGTCGTCGATCGGTTTCTCGGGCCGATCGAAGCGGATTTCGCGGTACCTCGGCGGTGATCCGGTACCCGGACCGGACGGCGGGGTAGTGTCGCGTGGTGCTTGGTTTTCCACGTCCCACTAAGACCCGCCCGGTCCAGCTGGCCGACCTGGCGGAACGCCTCTCGGTGTCGGTCGACACCGATGTCTCGATCACCGGAGTGAGTCTCGCGTCCGGCCGGGTCCTGCCCGGCGATCTGTACGCGGCGCTGCCGGGCAGCCGCAATCACGGCGCCCAGTTCCTCTCCGAAGCCGTGGAGCGTGGTGCGGTCGCGGTGCTGACCGACGAGGTGGGTGGGAAGATCGCCGATGAGCACGGCGTACCCACCATCGTGGTGGCCGATCCGCGTTCGGCGGTCGGGCCGGTATCGGCTTATGTCTACGGAGACCCGACGCAGACCCTGTCGGTCATCGGGATCACCGGCACCAACGGTAAGACCTCCACCGCCTACCTCGTCGAAGCCGGCCTCCGCGAGGCCGGACGCCGCACCGGTCTGATCGGCACGGTCGAGACCCGCATCGGCGACGAGACCATCGAATCCGAACGCACCACCCCCGAGGCTCCGGAACTTCAAGCCCTGTTCGCCTATGCGTTGGAGCAGGGCGTCACCGACATGGTGATGGAGGTGTCGAGTCACGCGCTGGCGCTGCACCGCGCCGACGGCATCCGCTTCGTCGCCGGTGGGTTCACCATGTTCGGCTTGGACCACCTGGACTTCCACCTCGACGTCGACGACTATCTGGCCGCCAAGTCGATGCTGTTCGACGGACGCAGCCGCACCGAGATCATCAACCTCGACGAGCCTGCCACGGCCGGGCTGATTCAGCCCGAGACCGTGACCTACTCGGTGTCCGACGACTCGGCCGACTGGTGGGCGTCCGACATCGACGGAGTCGGCTTCGACCAGTCCTTCATCGCGCATTCACCCGACGGTGGCGCGCACGCGGCGGCGGTGCGACTGCCCGGGCGTCACAACGTCGCCAACGCGCTGTTGGCGTTGGCCTCGTTGACCGCCGTCGGGGTGGACACCGCGACCGCCGCGGCCGGGATCGCGGCCTGTTCCGGCATCCCCGGTCGTATGGAGTTGGTCTCCGGTGACGGTCCGATCCGCGGGGTGGTCGACTACGCACACAAGCCGGACGCGATCACCGCGGTGCTGGATGCGTTGCGCCCCATCACCCCCGGCCGGATCATCGCCGTGCTGGGTGCCGGCGGCGACCGGGACACCGGTAAACGTCCCATCATGGGTGCGGCGGCGGGCGAGCGTGCCGACCTCGTCATCGTCACCGACGACAACCCGCGCAGCGAGGACCCTGCGGCGATCCGCGCCGGTGTGCTGGCCGGTGTGGGGGAGACCGAACACCTGGACGTGCCGGGACGAGCCGAAGCCGTCGACGAGGCCGTGAGGCTGGCTCGGCCGGGCGATACCATCGCATTGCTGGGCAAGGGGCACGAAACCGGGCAGGAACTCGCCGACCGCACCGTGCCGTTCGACGACCGCCTCGCGTTGGCGGCCGCGTTGCGCGACGCGGCGGATTCGGTCGACTCGTTACCGCCACCGGCGGCCGTGAGGTGGCGGGTCCGGTTGGTGCGACCAAGGCCTGCGATCACGACCCGATTGACTGGCCATAGTGTACTAAAGGAGCGCCCCACGTGATACCCATGTCCCTGGCCGACATCGCCTCGGCCGTCGGTGGCCGACTCACCGGCACCGACGATCCCGATCAGCGGGTCACCGGCCCGGTGGCACACGATTCCCGCGAGATCACCGCCGGTGGACTGTTCATCGCCTTCGCCGGCGAAAACGCCGACGGCCACGACTTCGCCGACTCGGCGTTCGAGTCGGGTGCGGTGGCGGTGATGGGCAGCCGACCCGTCGACGGCCCCACGATCGTGGTCGACGACGTGCTGGTCGCATACGGCCGGTTGGCGCGTGCGGTGGTGGACCGGCTGCCCGGGCTCACGGTGATCGGCATCACCGGTTCCTCAGGTAAGACGTCCACGAAGGACATGATCGCGCAACTGTGTGAACGCATCGGGTCCACCGTGGCCCCCGAGGGCAGCCTGAACAACGAACTCGGGATGCCCTACACGGTCTGCAAGGCCGACGAGTCCACTCGCTACCTGGTCTTGGAGATGGGCGCCCGCGGTCTGGGTCACATCAAGTATCTGTGCGACATCGCCCCGGTCGACCTCGCCGTCGTCCTCAACGTGGGCACCGCCCACCTGGGGGAGTTCGGTTCGGTGGAGGCCATCGGCATCGCCAAAGCCGAACTGCCGCAGGCGGTTCCGGCCGGTGGCGCGGTCGTCCTCAACGCCGACGACCCGGTGGTCTCGGCCATGGGCGACGACCTGCCGGCCACCGTGGTGCGCTTCTCCACGGAGGAGGCACCCGGAGCACAGGTCGGCGCCTCCCACCTGACGGCGGTCAACGGCCGATTCTCCTTCGTGCTGACCACCCCGCAGGGACAGTCTGAAGTGGAGCTTCGGGTCCACGGGGCGCACCAGGTCGCCAACGCGTTGGCGACAGCCTCCGTCGGCCACCAGCTGGGTATGACCGCGGCCGACATCGCCGCCGCGCTCGACACCGTCGAGACGCGATCCTCCCGACGGATGGACGTCTTCACCCGCGAATCCGACGGCATCGTGGTCATCGACGACACCTACAACGCCAATCCGTCCTCGATGGCCGCCGCCCTGCGGGGACTGGCCGACATCGGACAGGGGCGCCGCAA
Proteins encoded:
- a CDS encoding L,D-transpeptidase, yielding MASAGVLIGAGLVACGTDAKFVNGQGEEEPPESIASISVGPEDGTEKAPVSTEIDIEVTDGELSEVVLQSAEGDTVEGRMRADGSSWVPTSPLSYDTTYTATVTALDEFEIPEVQETTFSTMSSPSNRVWGSLWNGSEYEYGQAVPIMLDFDRSFSVPEEERANVERRLFVESDPAQPGAWHWFSGNHLEYRPKDYWQPGTVITVRFGLGGLPLGGDLYGETDINSTIKIGADARVVEVDNSTKTMTAKKNGEVVKTMPVSLGKASTPSYYGTMVVMEKLEETVFDTTNEPGCDGKEDGENCYITDIEWAQRLTWSGQFIHSAPWSVGDQGVRNVSHGCINASPSDSEWIFNFTRIGDPVVVTGTEVPLPYGDGFTAWDLTWEDFLAGSYLPPPDTTTSEQN
- a CDS encoding coiled-coil domain-containing protein, producing MTPDRHQCAGHPDRRRPGPVAYLPLVVALRRLLALGFVMTLAMIMFTTSPGVADPVEGESDLGGDLTQAIEDYVAAEEDLAAAEQRQKDIAKTIKESKAEIKSLTKEVNDFAESIYMNQQLSSVGALLAAGSPDKAINGLTVVSYLGDQSGAKLAELKQSKLDLEAEEQGLEDAVEAAKTAMDDLLQARNDAASAIAANGGNSTPGPSPGEFRAADPAPRNPDGSLPYESCSVDDPTPANGCLTPRTLHALQQAQISGFQRYVSCYRGGTFGEHPLGRACDLSVQASQGFGGIAYGEEKAYGDNLAAWFVENASALGVMYVIWYHQYWDPAQGWVAYTGGGGDPNSDHTNHVHLSMRLPHVARSAINPIKPPESVVSAAQTVDIALDSS
- a CDS encoding AfsR/SARP family transcriptional regulator — translated: MLATFLLTPGEQLPLDRFVDVVWGAQPPKSASANLYSYVTVLRRALHGRLNRLRSGYVLHVKPGELDVQVFTDLLAQARHDASQGHIAESITVYDRALKLWRGEPLADIKGPPPWIPYIQRLIDTRLDALEERAVLYVHNGQHSDAISELRGLIAEHPLRESLWRQLMTAQSSAGQRAEAIDTYAKLRSTLADELGIEPSEESQQVHRRLLGAPTARARHTDVRTAELRRICADKQALVEAAVARLPASQFAMTIMGPSVKTVPAPPEPLTWLADNCDDIMALVRQAATAGLASSAWRLSAALVPYLDFKIRLDDWRRCARIALVAARKCGDTEGEATMLRGLGQWHIYTDDFDGANECFDVARVLARALGNEREAALAVCGLGAVARFTGDNAEAASLFRDAAEQLRSAADPFGEAYARWALAGSFISLDNTAGAKTELDRALQLAIDSKDRHREAHVRQRFADLHRCWSDEAAAIASLEQALEIFVEIHDDAGVAEVKASLRDLGATGHSRAASGGDRERPCNGGGPGSTGFTTGF
- a CDS encoding UDP-N-acetylmuramoyl-L-alanyl-D-glutamate--2,6-diaminopimelate ligase; this encodes MLGFPRPTKTRPVQLADLAERLSVSVDTDVSITGVSLASGRVLPGDLYAALPGSRNHGAQFLSEAVERGAVAVLTDEVGGKIADEHGVPTIVVADPRSAVGPVSAYVYGDPTQTLSVIGITGTNGKTSTAYLVEAGLREAGRRTGLIGTVETRIGDETIESERTTPEAPELQALFAYALEQGVTDMVMEVSSHALALHRADGIRFVAGGFTMFGLDHLDFHLDVDDYLAAKSMLFDGRSRTEIINLDEPATAGLIQPETVTYSVSDDSADWWASDIDGVGFDQSFIAHSPDGGAHAAAVRLPGRHNVANALLALASLTAVGVDTATAAAGIAACSGIPGRMELVSGDGPIRGVVDYAHKPDAITAVLDALRPITPGRIIAVLGAGGDRDTGKRPIMGAAAGERADLVIVTDDNPRSEDPAAIRAGVLAGVGETEHLDVPGRAEAVDEAVRLARPGDTIALLGKGHETGQELADRTVPFDDRLALAAALRDAADSVDSLPPPAAVRWRVRLVRPRPAITTRLTGHSVLKERPT
- a CDS encoding UDP-N-acetylmuramoyl-tripeptide--D-alanyl-D-alanine ligase, whose translation is MIPMSLADIASAVGGRLTGTDDPDQRVTGPVAHDSREITAGGLFIAFAGENADGHDFADSAFESGAVAVMGSRPVDGPTIVVDDVLVAYGRLARAVVDRLPGLTVIGITGSSGKTSTKDMIAQLCERIGSTVAPEGSLNNELGMPYTVCKADESTRYLVLEMGARGLGHIKYLCDIAPVDLAVVLNVGTAHLGEFGSVEAIGIAKAELPQAVPAGGAVVLNADDPVVSAMGDDLPATVVRFSTEEAPGAQVGASHLTAVNGRFSFVLTTPQGQSEVELRVHGAHQVANALATASVGHQLGMTAADIAAALDTVETRSSRRMDVFTRESDGIVVIDDTYNANPSSMAAALRGLADIGQGRRKIAVLGYMAELGEAERAAHEEVGRLTSEAGAELVIVVAPEAEGIAVGAAACGVSVERAADQDQAIRLIDELSRPGDTVLVKASRYRTWRVADYLRSTQTLTKEARA